The Desulfurobacterium sp. TC5-1 genome segment AGTGTTGCTAACAGACTTTTAATGTATGAAAACGCTGTTTACTCGGTAATATCACCGGAAGGATGCGCCGCAATACTGTGGCAGTCACAAGACAAGGTTAAGGAAGCTGCCGAAGCTCTAAAGCTAACATCCAAATACCTAAAAGAGTTAGGAATCATTGATGACATAATACCTGAACCTCTTGAAGGTGCTCACAAGGACTACAAATTCACATTCCAGAAATTTGAGGAATATGTGAACAAACACCTTAAAGAGCTGTTAAAAATGAGCCCGGAAGAGCTTAAAAAAGATAGATATAGAAAATTTAGAAAGATTGGCAGCTATCAGAGTCAGGAGTAGCTCTATTGACTGTATAGTCAATTTCCAATATATTACCAACGACAACTCACCTTCCCTGATTCGGAGAGGGGTGCCCTAACGGGTTCTCTCCGAAGACGACGGGATGGGAGGCTAAACCAGAAAACAGGAGGAAAGATGTCTGAAGAGATCAGAAAAGAAGAACAGGCAGAAGAGCAGAAAGTAGAAGCGACAGAGCAGGAAGAAACACAGGAAGAAACATTCAAGCCAAGACCAAAAGGCTCAAGAATCACAATGAAAGAACTTCTTGAAGCCGGGGTTCACTTCGGTCACCAGAAAGAGAGATGGAACCCCAAAATGAAGAGGTTCATCTTCACAGAGAGAAACGGTATCCACATTATCGACCTTCAAAAAACTCTCAAGTACTTTGATGAAGCTTACGACTACGTTGCCGACTTAGTGGCAAACGGCGGAACAATTCTTTTTGTCTGCACAAAGAAACAGGGACAAGACATCGTAAAAGAAGAAGCCGAAAGATGTGGCATGTTCTACATTAACAAGAGATGGTTAGGTGGAACAATTACAAACTTTGAAACTATCAAGAAGAGCATTTTCAAACTTAAAATGCTCAAGAAGATGGAAGAAGAGGGCATCTTTGAAAAGCTCCCCAAGAAAGAGGCTATGAAGCTTAAAAGAAAGAAAGAGAAGCTTGAGAAGTACATCGGCGGAATTGAAAACATGAAAAGAATTCCTGACGCCCTCTTCATCGTTGATGTGGTAAGGGAAGAAAACGCCGTTACAGAAGCAAGAAAGGCAGGTGTTCCTATCGTTGCCCTCGTTGACACAAACGCCGACCCTGACCTTATTGATTACCCAATTCCGGCAAACGACGACGCCATTAGAGCAATAAGACTTCTCACGTCAAGAATCGCAGATGCTGTCCTTGAAGGAAAGATGAGAAGAGAAGCTATAAAGCTTGCCGAAGGCGAAGAGGCTATTGAAGAAGCTGAATTCGTTCCAGAGGAGGAATAATAATGGCTGAAATAACAACACAGATGATAAAAGAGCTTAGAGAAAAGACAGGTGCCGGTATCGTTGACTGTAAAAAGGCCCTTCAGGAAGCTGAAGGCAACATGGAAAAGGCTATTGAAATTCTCAGAAAGAAAGGTGCTGCAAAAGCTGCAAAGAAGGCAGACAGAGCAACGGCTGAGGGTATCGTTGTTTCTTACATCCACGCAGGCGGCAAAGTCGGCGCTTTAGTTGAGATTAACTGTGAAACGGACTTCGTGGCAAGAACAGATGACTTTAAAGCTTTAGGCCACGAAATAGCCATGCAGGTGGCCGCAATGAAACCAAAATACGTAAGCAGGGAAGAGGTTCCTGCTGAAGTGATAGAAAAAGAGAAAGAAATTCTCAAAGAGCAGGCTGTTGCAGAAGGAAAACCTGAACACATCGTTGAGAAAATCGTTGAAGGAAGACTTAACAAGTTCTACTCAGAAAACTGCCTTCTTGACCAGCCATGGATTAAGGACGACAGCAAGACAATTGGTGATCTTATCAAAGAATACATCACAAAGCTTGGTGAAAACATCAAAGTAAAAAGATTCTGCAGATTCGGAGTAGGGGAGTAACATCCCCTCTCCTTAAACCTTCTTCAGGGAAAAGGGTTATGGAAGAAATAAAATATAAAAGAATCCTCCTTAAACTCAGCGGCGAAGCCCTTCAGGGAAATCTTCCCTACGGTATAGACCCGGAATTTTTAAGTTCCCTTGCTGAAGAGATAAAAAAAGTTGCCGACTTGGACGTTCAGCTTGCTATAGTCATCGGCGGCGGTAACATCTTTAGAGGCGTAAAAGGCGCAACTC includes the following:
- the rpsB gene encoding 30S ribosomal protein S2; translation: MKELLEAGVHFGHQKERWNPKMKRFIFTERNGIHIIDLQKTLKYFDEAYDYVADLVANGGTILFVCTKKQGQDIVKEEAERCGMFYINKRWLGGTITNFETIKKSIFKLKMLKKMEEEGIFEKLPKKEAMKLKRKKEKLEKYIGGIENMKRIPDALFIVDVVREENAVTEARKAGVPIVALVDTNADPDLIDYPIPANDDAIRAIRLLTSRIADAVLEGKMRREAIKLAEGEEAIEEAEFVPEEE
- the tsf gene encoding translation elongation factor Ts; the encoded protein is MAEITTQMIKELREKTGAGIVDCKKALQEAEGNMEKAIEILRKKGAAKAAKKADRATAEGIVVSYIHAGGKVGALVEINCETDFVARTDDFKALGHEIAMQVAAMKPKYVSREEVPAEVIEKEKEILKEQAVAEGKPEHIVEKIVEGRLNKFYSENCLLDQPWIKDDSKTIGDLIKEYITKLGENIKVKRFCRFGVGE